One region of Streptomyces davaonensis JCM 4913 genomic DNA includes:
- a CDS encoding AraC family transcriptional regulator, which yields MHLEELRTLLARHARPDWTTAIDGVLISKVDRPDPPEPSMSGTVLAVIAQGAKRLALGDRVYAYGAGQYLVASVDLPVTGQFTQADPEQPALGFGLTLEPPVVAELLLQAGPGDIPRPAGGTPSGIAVSDAPPALLDAVVRLLRLLDEPRDRAVLAPLVTREILWRLITGDQGATVRQLGLADSSLSHVSRAVRWIREHYAEAFRVEDVARLSGMSVSAFYRNFQAVTAMSPIQFQKQIRLQEARLLLATHPGDVTGVGHRVGYDNPSQFSREYRRQFGAPPSRDVARLRSAAGVLP from the coding sequence ATGCACCTCGAAGAGCTCCGCACCCTGCTGGCCCGGCACGCCCGGCCCGACTGGACCACCGCCATCGACGGCGTCCTCATCTCCAAGGTCGACCGGCCGGATCCGCCGGAGCCCTCGATGTCCGGCACGGTGCTCGCAGTCATCGCCCAGGGCGCCAAACGCCTCGCGCTGGGCGACCGGGTCTACGCGTACGGCGCCGGGCAGTACCTGGTCGCATCCGTCGACCTGCCCGTCACCGGACAGTTCACCCAGGCCGACCCCGAGCAGCCGGCCCTCGGCTTCGGCCTCACGCTGGAACCGCCGGTTGTCGCCGAACTGCTGCTGCAAGCCGGTCCCGGCGACATCCCCCGCCCCGCCGGAGGCACTCCGTCGGGGATCGCCGTCAGCGACGCCCCGCCCGCCTTGCTCGACGCGGTGGTCCGGCTGCTGCGCCTGCTCGACGAGCCCCGCGACCGCGCCGTACTGGCCCCGCTGGTCACACGCGAGATCCTGTGGCGCCTGATCACCGGCGACCAGGGCGCCACAGTCCGCCAACTCGGCCTCGCCGACAGCAGCCTCAGCCACGTCTCCCGGGCCGTGCGCTGGATCCGCGAGCACTACGCCGAGGCCTTCCGGGTCGAGGACGTGGCACGGCTGTCCGGGATGAGCGTCTCCGCCTTCTACCGCAACTTCCAGGCGGTGACCGCGATGAGCCCCATCCAGTTCCAGAAACAGATCCGGCTCCAGGAGGCCCGGCTGCTGCTCGCCACCCACCCGGGCGACGTCACCGGAGTCGGCCACCGCGTCGGCTACGACAACCCGTCACAGTTCAGCCGCGAATACCGCCGCCAGTTCGGCGCACCCCCGAGCCGGGACGTGGCCCGCCTGCGAAGCGCCGCAGGCGTCCTTCCTTGA
- a CDS encoding IS3 family transposase, which produces MGEVADADPAVAVGVISSCKAEQKIPYRTAFRALGVSESWFYKWRDRPPTAREMRRQRLAEEIEEIFRGSGGTYGSPKVFIELIRRGWRVSVNTVAKLMAELGLAGRKIRRRRGLTRPGKRAAAPDFVRRDFTAEEPDLVWAGDMTGIDTGEGKLYLATVIDLFSRRLLGYAMGVRHDTELVVASLNMAAATRGGDVRGVIMHTDRGSEYCSRRFRRACRRLGVTQSMGRVGSCFDNAVSEAFNSVLKVEYVHRHTFRTRTEARIRIATWITDFYNTRRLHSVCGFKSPIDYEREYRATLAEGLAA; this is translated from the coding sequence GTGGGTGAAGTAGCTGACGCGGACCCGGCCGTGGCGGTCGGGGTGATCAGCAGCTGCAAGGCCGAGCAGAAGATTCCGTACCGCACCGCATTCCGGGCACTTGGGGTGTCGGAGTCGTGGTTCTACAAGTGGCGCGACCGCCCGCCCACGGCGCGGGAGATGCGCCGGCAGCGTCTGGCGGAGGAGATCGAGGAGATCTTCCGCGGCTCGGGCGGCACCTACGGCTCGCCCAAGGTGTTCATCGAGCTGATCCGCCGGGGCTGGCGGGTGTCGGTGAACACCGTCGCCAAGCTCATGGCCGAACTCGGCCTGGCCGGACGGAAGATCCGAAGGCGCCGGGGCCTGACCCGGCCCGGGAAGCGGGCGGCGGCCCCGGACTTCGTGCGCCGGGACTTCACCGCCGAGGAACCGGACCTTGTCTGGGCGGGCGACATGACCGGGATCGACACCGGCGAAGGCAAGCTCTACCTCGCCACCGTCATCGATCTGTTCTCCCGGCGGCTGCTCGGCTACGCGATGGGCGTCCGTCACGACACCGAGCTGGTGGTGGCCTCACTCAACATGGCCGCGGCCACCCGGGGCGGCGACGTCCGCGGCGTGATCATGCACACGGACAGGGGCAGCGAGTACTGCTCGCGGCGCTTTCGCCGGGCCTGTCGGCGCCTGGGCGTGACCCAGTCCATGGGCAGAGTCGGATCTTGTTTCGATAATGCCGTGAGCGAGGCGTTCAACAGTGTGCTCAAGGTCGAGTACGTCCACCGACACACCTTCCGCACCCGCACCGAGGCCCGGATCAGGATAGCCACCTGGATCACCGACTTCTACAACACCAGGCGGCTACACAGCGTATGCGGGTTCAAGAGCCCGATCGACTACGAACGCGAGTACCGAGCCACCCTGGCCGAGGGACTGGCCGCATAG
- a CDS encoding keywimysin-related RiPP, which produces MRMYEPPTLILAGSFRTLTGLGGRGPKDVLFRHQLL; this is translated from the coding sequence ATGCGTATGTACGAGCCTCCGACCCTGATCCTGGCGGGTTCCTTCAGGACCCTCACCGGTCTAGGCGGACGCGGTCCCAAGGACGTGCTCTTCCGGCACCAGCTCCTTTGA
- a CDS encoding TniQ family protein: MSAARRWPLHPQPAPLEALSSWLNRLVQLYEMPVTDLLKHNLGLVDLAVPADLGVDPPLAMVTALAERTGVPLVRLRSMTLGGWVPWLFDMLPVPIQDARTVFDTYVRDNSVAQGEPVRLLVVGQVPVHRGERPTASRPGAWTRGRLLVSVGRDRACWLITSPGRARPRRGRRGIAAGRSCRARLATLSRRRRSPW; the protein is encoded by the coding sequence GTGAGCGCCGCCCGGCGCTGGCCCCTGCACCCCCAGCCCGCCCCGCTAGAAGCCCTCTCGTCGTGGCTGAACAGACTGGTCCAGCTGTACGAGATGCCGGTGACCGACCTGCTCAAGCACAACCTCGGCCTCGTCGACCTGGCGGTCCCGGCCGACCTCGGCGTCGACCCGCCACTCGCCATGGTCACCGCACTCGCCGAGCGGACCGGTGTGCCCCTCGTCCGGCTGCGTTCGATGACGCTGGGCGGCTGGGTGCCCTGGCTCTTCGACATGCTCCCCGTGCCCATCCAGGACGCGCGGACGGTCTTCGACACGTACGTACGGGACAACTCCGTGGCCCAGGGCGAACCGGTCCGGCTTCTCGTCGTTGGTCAGGTTCCCGTTCACCGGGGTGAGCGCCCGACGGCGAGCCGGCCCGGTGCGTGGACGCGGGGCCGGCTCCTGGTGTCAGTGGGGCGTGACCGTGCCTGCTGGCTGATCACTTCGCCTGGGAGAGCGAGACCGCGTCGGGGCCGGCGGGGAATCGCAGCTGGCCGGTCGTGTCGTGCACGGCTCGCCACACTGTCTCGGCGACGTCGCTCTCCTTGGTGA
- a CDS encoding SDR family oxidoreductase gives MKTVLITGASSGYGRETALYFHSQGWNVIATMRTPRAGVLPESGRLRVVELDVTKPQTITAAFEAAGPIDVLVNNAGVPSISVFEGTPMARVREVFETNTFGVMATTQAVLPQFRERGSGVVVNVTSSVVLGHMPLSAVYKASKMAIEGFTASLALELAPFGVQAKTVEPGACLTTNFAANATKGASLDELVPAPYAAWAQKAMGDFTGQDLFTKESDVAETVWRAVHDTTGQLRFPAGPDAVSLSQAK, from the coding sequence ATGAAGACAGTTCTGATCACTGGTGCCTCATCCGGATACGGACGGGAGACCGCCCTGTACTTCCACTCGCAGGGGTGGAACGTCATCGCCACGATGCGCACTCCGCGTGCGGGCGTCCTGCCAGAGTCCGGCCGGCTCCGCGTCGTCGAGCTCGACGTGACCAAGCCCCAGACCATCACCGCCGCGTTCGAGGCGGCCGGGCCCATCGACGTCCTGGTCAACAACGCGGGCGTCCCGTCAATCAGCGTGTTCGAGGGCACCCCCATGGCCCGGGTGCGGGAAGTCTTCGAAACCAACACGTTCGGCGTGATGGCGACGACGCAGGCGGTGCTGCCCCAGTTCCGCGAGCGCGGCTCCGGTGTGGTGGTCAACGTGACCTCCAGCGTGGTGCTGGGCCACATGCCGCTCTCGGCCGTCTACAAGGCAAGCAAGATGGCCATCGAGGGGTTCACCGCATCCCTCGCGCTCGAGCTCGCGCCCTTCGGTGTGCAGGCCAAGACGGTCGAGCCGGGCGCCTGCCTGACGACGAACTTCGCGGCCAACGCGACGAAGGGCGCCTCGCTGGACGAGCTGGTCCCGGCGCCCTACGCGGCATGGGCGCAGAAGGCCATGGGCGACTTCACGGGCCAGGACCTGTTCACCAAGGAGAGCGACGTCGCCGAGACAGTGTGGCGAGCCGTGCACGACACGACCGGCCAGCTGCGATTCCCCGCCGGCCCCGACGCGGTCTCGCTCTCCCAGGCGAAGTGA
- a CDS encoding asparagine synthase-related protein: MVLPDCRPASPIAAALRDRTPERVDEIDHASGRPWILGHWPQDALTLGGAGRNRIAVIGQHAVTTKELWRVAMDPHARLDGLARSAPGSAHLIASVDGRVRIQGTVTSMRRVCHVRVRGITVAADHADVLARLADLPLDEPCLALRLLEPFILPPLTRTPVWRGVTEVPGGSSLLIDESGRPRHLRWWTPPEPELPMAEGAPALRDALAAAVAVRTDRHGTVSCDLGGLDSTAVCCLAAHRTPRVAACTIGLRDARGDDVPWAVRTAAALGSIEHHVIPATDVPLFYAGVHNLDDPLEEPTSGGERERGLVTVRHAADLGSTTHLTGMGGDELLYGSLAHLHTLARTRPRLAARLIRGFCAKYRWPRAAVLRQLADRRPYGAWLLDVADHLVEPQPPLNDPLLAWGFTPRLPPWTTPDAATAVRDLVREAAHTALPLAGRRGQHRELAAMQAVSRVAAEVEEMGARIGMTVASPYYDDRVIEAGLAVRPEDRITPWRYKPLIQEAMRGVVPEETRVRQTKATADCDEAPGLRRHRAALLALWEESRLARLGLIDADAVRDVCARPLDPRLGADVLYQTVACETWLRAIERPLTGLPKEQEES; the protein is encoded by the coding sequence GTGGTGCTCCCCGACTGCCGGCCGGCGTCCCCCATCGCGGCGGCCCTGCGGGACCGTACGCCCGAGCGGGTCGACGAGATCGACCATGCCTCCGGGCGTCCCTGGATTCTCGGTCACTGGCCCCAAGATGCCCTGACTCTCGGCGGGGCGGGCCGCAACCGCATCGCCGTCATCGGCCAGCACGCGGTCACGACGAAAGAGCTGTGGCGCGTCGCAATGGATCCCCACGCCCGGCTCGACGGCCTGGCCCGGAGCGCACCCGGCAGCGCCCACCTGATCGCCTCGGTCGACGGCAGGGTCCGGATACAGGGCACCGTGACATCGATGCGGCGCGTCTGCCACGTCCGCGTCAGAGGGATCACCGTGGCCGCCGACCACGCCGACGTACTGGCCCGGCTGGCCGATCTCCCCCTGGACGAGCCGTGCCTCGCGCTTCGCCTGCTGGAACCGTTCATCCTGCCGCCACTGACCCGGACTCCCGTCTGGCGCGGAGTGACCGAGGTGCCCGGCGGCAGCAGTCTGCTGATCGACGAGTCGGGACGGCCCCGGCACCTGCGCTGGTGGACTCCACCCGAGCCGGAGCTCCCGATGGCCGAGGGCGCACCCGCCCTGCGTGACGCGCTGGCGGCGGCGGTCGCGGTACGGACCGACCGCCACGGCACGGTCAGCTGTGACCTCGGCGGCCTGGACTCCACTGCCGTCTGCTGCCTCGCGGCCCACCGCACGCCCCGGGTGGCGGCCTGCACGATCGGCCTGCGCGACGCCCGCGGCGACGACGTCCCCTGGGCCGTGCGCACCGCGGCCGCGCTCGGCTCCATCGAGCACCACGTGATCCCGGCCACCGACGTGCCGCTCTTCTACGCGGGCGTGCACAACCTCGACGACCCGCTGGAGGAACCCACCTCGGGCGGGGAACGCGAGCGCGGACTCGTCACGGTCCGCCACGCCGCCGATCTGGGGTCCACGACCCACCTCACCGGAATGGGCGGCGACGAACTCCTGTACGGATCCCTCGCTCACCTGCACACCCTCGCACGGACCCGCCCCCGGCTCGCGGCACGCCTGATCCGCGGCTTCTGCGCCAAGTACCGCTGGCCCCGCGCGGCCGTGCTGCGCCAGCTCGCCGACCGCCGCCCGTACGGCGCCTGGCTGCTCGACGTCGCCGACCACCTCGTCGAGCCGCAGCCACCCCTGAACGACCCGCTGCTGGCCTGGGGCTTCACGCCCCGGCTGCCGCCCTGGACGACCCCGGACGCCGCAACAGCCGTACGGGACCTCGTCCGGGAGGCCGCACACACGGCGCTGCCGCTGGCCGGACGCCGCGGCCAGCACCGCGAGCTGGCCGCCATGCAGGCCGTGTCACGCGTGGCCGCCGAGGTGGAGGAGATGGGCGCCCGCATCGGGATGACCGTTGCGTCGCCGTACTACGACGACCGCGTCATCGAGGCCGGTCTCGCCGTGCGGCCCGAGGACCGCATCACCCCCTGGAGGTACAAGCCGCTGATCCAGGAGGCCATGCGCGGTGTCGTCCCCGAGGAGACCCGTGTACGGCAGACCAAGGCCACGGCCGACTGCGACGAGGCGCCGGGCCTGCGCCGCCACCGGGCAGCGCTGTTGGCCCTCTGGGAGGAATCCCGCCTCGCCCGCCTGGGTCTCATCGACGCCGACGCGGTGCGGGACGTCTGCGCCCGGCCGCTCGATCCTCGGCTGGGCGCAGACGTGCTGTACCAGACCGTCGCCTGCGAGACCTGGCTGCGCGCCATCGAGCGGCCGCTCACCGGCCTACCCAAGGAGCAGGAGGAGTCATGA
- a CDS encoding transposase, whose protein sequence is MQSSAMGAVRIVMETGKSIPEVAADLGIHSGTLHSWVSRARRNGSPSSDRPVAEASPGGRLRESERAELDRLRAEAREKDKRIRELEMERDVCKRFVALWVK, encoded by the coding sequence ATGCAGAGTTCCGCGATGGGGGCGGTACGGATCGTGATGGAGACCGGGAAGTCGATCCCGGAGGTGGCCGCGGATCTGGGCATCCATTCCGGGACACTGCACAGCTGGGTGTCGCGGGCGAGGCGTAACGGGTCACCGTCGTCGGACCGGCCGGTGGCCGAGGCGTCGCCCGGTGGTCGGCTGCGGGAGAGTGAGCGGGCGGAGCTGGACCGGCTGCGGGCCGAGGCCAGGGAGAAGGACAAGCGCATCCGCGAGCTGGAGATGGAGCGTGATGTGTGCAAGCGATTCGTGGCCTTGTGGGTGAAGTAG
- a CDS encoding lasso peptide biosynthesis PqqD family chaperone — protein MTVKLRGHVSLAPTEDGVALLDEDSGDYWALNPTGAVVLRTLLDGGTPGEATRQIAQEYSVDAGTAQHDVEELVAALRRARLIETTPGGPQGDDPR, from the coding sequence ATGACTGTGAAACTGCGGGGCCACGTGTCCCTCGCGCCCACCGAGGACGGCGTCGCCCTCCTCGACGAGGACTCGGGGGACTACTGGGCGCTCAACCCCACCGGGGCCGTCGTGCTCCGCACCCTCCTGGACGGCGGTACGCCCGGCGAGGCCACACGGCAGATCGCCCAGGAGTACTCCGTCGACGCCGGCACCGCGCAGCACGACGTCGAGGAACTGGTCGCCGCCCTCCGGAGGGCCCGGCTGATCGAGACGACGCCCGGCGGGCCGCAGGGAGACGATCCGCGATGA
- a CDS encoding putative quinol monooxygenase yields the protein MIATYGFNATLTARPGMGDRLVELLLTGLHEGSPGASEYCVVYLVSRSASDPDVVHVTEGWTSEEDHHRIFAGEAAQAIVAQIDGLLAKESEYTDYVPVRGKAAF from the coding sequence ATGATTGCCACGTACGGCTTCAACGCCACCCTGACCGCCAGGCCCGGCATGGGCGACCGGCTGGTCGAGCTGCTGCTGACCGGCCTGCACGAGGGCAGCCCCGGCGCGAGCGAGTACTGCGTGGTCTACCTCGTCTCCCGTTCCGCGTCCGACCCCGACGTCGTCCACGTCACCGAGGGCTGGACCAGCGAGGAGGACCACCACCGGATCTTCGCCGGCGAGGCCGCCCAGGCCATCGTGGCGCAGATCGACGGACTGCTGGCCAAGGAGTCCGAATACACCGACTACGTGCCGGTCCGCGGCAAGGCCGCCTTCTGA
- a CDS encoding GlxA family transcriptional regulator — MLAVGIVAEVFAPHGQAAPGFDFTLCGEGPGIVPTDVGVPLTITHGLDRLAGADLVLVLPGADFRTPPAPAVLDSLRAAHERGALIAAHCVGTFTLAAAGLLDGLRATTHWRFAELLARTHPAVTVEPDALYLDQGRISTGAGAAAGFDLCLHLLRREHGAAMANHIARDMVLPSHRDGGQTQYLAAPVPEDGQDERLAEVLAWARDHLHEPLPVAELARRAVMSKRSFARRFTAATGTTPHAWLRELRLSRAEELLETTDLPVEEVARRVGYGSASVLRERFVSRRGVPPRSYRRAFTRTSRPAG; from the coding sequence ATGCTCGCCGTCGGCATCGTCGCCGAGGTGTTCGCTCCGCACGGGCAGGCGGCCCCCGGCTTCGACTTCACCCTGTGCGGCGAGGGGCCGGGTATCGTCCCCACCGACGTGGGCGTGCCGCTCACGATCACGCACGGACTGGACCGGCTGGCCGGCGCCGACCTCGTACTCGTGCTGCCAGGGGCCGACTTCCGCACGCCACCGGCCCCCGCCGTCCTCGATTCCCTCCGGGCCGCGCACGAGCGCGGCGCACTGATCGCCGCGCACTGCGTCGGCACGTTCACGCTCGCCGCCGCCGGCCTCCTCGACGGCCTACGGGCCACCACTCACTGGCGGTTCGCCGAACTCCTGGCCCGCACCCATCCGGCCGTCACCGTCGAACCCGACGCCCTGTACCTCGACCAGGGCAGGATCAGTACGGGTGCCGGAGCCGCCGCGGGCTTCGACCTCTGCCTGCACCTGCTGCGCCGCGAACACGGGGCCGCGATGGCCAACCACATCGCACGTGACATGGTGTTGCCCTCGCACCGCGACGGAGGGCAGACCCAGTACCTGGCCGCCCCCGTCCCGGAGGATGGTCAGGACGAGCGCCTCGCCGAAGTTCTCGCCTGGGCCCGCGACCACCTCCACGAGCCGCTGCCGGTAGCGGAGTTGGCCCGGCGTGCCGTGATGAGCAAACGGTCCTTCGCACGCCGCTTCACCGCGGCCACCGGCACCACACCGCACGCCTGGCTGCGGGAACTGCGCCTGAGCCGGGCCGAGGAACTGCTGGAGACGACCGACCTGCCGGTCGAGGAGGTTGCCCGCAGAGTCGGGTACGGCAGCGCGTCCGTGCTGCGCGAGCGGTTCGTGAGCCGCCGGGGAGTTCCACCGCGCTCGTACCGCCGCGCCTTCACCCGCACCTCCCGACCGGCAGGCTGA
- a CDS encoding lasso peptide biosynthesis B2 protein, translating to MTMQGAVLHDPRSVPLLQRVEAHAAVGAARLLATRSPRRIRSVLCVVRRGARPAGPAETKKARDTVVAVSIACGGPEGCLTRSLATVLLCRLHRRWPTWCVGVRFTSPFGAHAWVETDGVAVGEDFPPGYFRTLFTVP from the coding sequence ATGACGATGCAGGGCGCGGTCCTGCACGATCCTCGTTCCGTTCCCCTCCTCCAGCGGGTCGAGGCCCATGCCGCTGTGGGCGCGGCACGGCTGCTGGCCACCCGCTCGCCGCGCCGGATCCGCAGTGTCCTCTGCGTGGTCCGGCGCGGCGCCCGCCCCGCCGGACCGGCTGAGACGAAGAAGGCACGGGACACAGTGGTCGCGGTCAGCATCGCCTGCGGAGGGCCCGAGGGCTGCCTCACCCGGTCCCTGGCCACCGTGTTGCTGTGCCGACTCCACCGCCGCTGGCCCACCTGGTGCGTAGGGGTGCGCTTCACCTCGCCGTTCGGCGCACACGCGTGGGTGGAGACCGATGGCGTGGCCGTCGGCGAGGACTTCCCGCCCGGCTACTTCCGGACTCTCTTCACGGTCCCGTGA
- a CDS encoding MBL fold metallo-hydrolase — MTDTQLGRSAKYQVLTVGYTLSTGPGVAATVSYVSDAGWHVIIDPGMVASRNRILGPLAELGLGADDITDVVLSHHHPDNIMNVGLFERARVHDHKAIYEADQWTDRDAEGFELTPSLRLIRTPGHSPEDITLLAGTDAGVVAFVGDLWWRPDGPAEDPVAPDREVLRASRLRVLAAADRIVPGHGAEFMADDTAPR, encoded by the coding sequence ATGACAGACACGCAGCTCGGCCGCAGCGCCAAGTACCAGGTCCTGACCGTCGGTTACACCCTCTCCACCGGCCCCGGCGTGGCGGCAACCGTCTCCTACGTTTCCGATGCGGGCTGGCACGTGATCATCGATCCCGGCATGGTGGCGAGCCGCAATCGCATCCTTGGCCCACTCGCCGAACTGGGCCTGGGTGCTGACGACATCACCGACGTGGTGCTCAGTCACCACCACCCCGACAACATCATGAACGTGGGCCTGTTCGAACGGGCCCGGGTCCACGATCACAAGGCGATCTACGAGGCCGACCAGTGGACCGACCGGGACGCCGAGGGCTTCGAGCTCACCCCCTCGTTGCGGTTGATCCGCACGCCGGGACACAGCCCCGAGGACATCACGCTGCTCGCGGGCACAGACGCTGGCGTGGTGGCGTTCGTAGGCGATCTGTGGTGGCGCCCGGACGGTCCGGCCGAGGACCCGGTGGCCCCGGACCGTGAGGTGCTGCGGGCCTCCCGGCTCCGGGTACTCGCCGCTGCCGACCGGATCGTTCCCGGCCACGGCGCCGAGTTCATGGCGGACGACACGGCGCCCCGATGA
- a CDS encoding ABC transporter ATP-binding protein, with protein MAHDGEQAGQPTDNRAGLRDVLRLMGPYRRWVLAACALTLAGAALGLAQPLLVRQVIDTAGTGTVSAALVGALVALFLGEAVVETAARYVLACTSERVTLGLRVSLIGRLLRLRMPVYERHRTGDLISRLGTDGVEVRRLVADSFADAVTGVVGVAGAVALMVWLDPVLFLIVLVLVTVGGLAVASALRGLRRASLHRQTSVGAMAAEMERALGAIRTVRASRAEPRECDRIAAQARAAYTASLRMARLEAVIGPATRLAVNGSFLVVLLVGGLRVAQGNGSVADLVAFLLYMTYLVMPIDAVFQAMSALQQGSGALQRINDALRLPVEPPAAEPASPRAGTGDSVLEFQDVWFGYEPARPVLRGVSFCVPALHATALVGRSGAGKSTVFALTERFYDPDRGRILLGGADLRAMDRAESRGRMALVEQDAPVLYGTLRENLLYAAPEAGDADLRRAVALADLDALVDRLPEGLDTDVGERGARISGGERQRVAIARALLARPALLLLDEPTSQLDPISEAALRRSVRRISRECTLLVIAHRFSTVQAADRIVALDDGRVVATGTHDELLAGSGAYRSLALAHGAAERGRTRAVPPPNGPLPPPLA; from the coding sequence ATGGCGCACGACGGGGAGCAGGCCGGACAGCCGACGGACAACCGGGCGGGCCTGAGGGACGTCCTGCGCCTGATGGGCCCGTACCGCCGCTGGGTGCTTGCGGCATGCGCGCTGACCCTCGCCGGAGCCGCGCTGGGTCTCGCCCAGCCCCTTCTGGTCCGACAGGTCATCGACACTGCGGGCACCGGCACCGTCTCCGCCGCCCTCGTCGGCGCGTTGGTCGCACTCTTTCTCGGCGAGGCAGTGGTGGAGACGGCCGCCCGCTATGTACTCGCCTGCACCAGCGAGCGGGTCACCCTCGGCCTGCGGGTCAGCCTGATCGGCCGGCTTCTTCGGCTGCGGATGCCGGTGTACGAACGTCACCGCACCGGGGATCTGATCTCGCGGCTCGGCACGGACGGCGTCGAGGTGCGCCGGCTGGTGGCCGACTCGTTCGCGGATGCCGTCACCGGTGTGGTGGGTGTGGCGGGCGCCGTGGCGCTCATGGTGTGGCTGGACCCGGTGCTCTTCCTGATCGTGCTCGTGCTCGTGACCGTGGGCGGTCTCGCGGTGGCGTCGGCCCTGCGCGGCCTGCGCAGGGCCTCGCTGCACCGGCAGACGTCGGTCGGTGCCATGGCCGCCGAGATGGAGCGGGCGCTCGGCGCGATCCGAACGGTACGCGCCAGCCGGGCCGAGCCGCGCGAGTGCGACCGGATCGCCGCCCAGGCCCGGGCCGCGTACACGGCGAGCCTGCGCATGGCCCGCCTCGAAGCGGTGATCGGCCCGGCGACCCGGCTCGCCGTCAACGGCTCGTTCCTGGTGGTCCTGCTGGTGGGCGGCCTCCGCGTGGCGCAGGGCAACGGTTCGGTCGCCGACCTCGTCGCCTTCCTGCTGTACATGACGTACCTGGTGATGCCGATCGACGCCGTCTTCCAGGCGATGAGCGCCCTCCAGCAGGGAAGCGGCGCCCTCCAGCGCATCAACGACGCCCTGCGCCTGCCCGTGGAACCCCCGGCCGCGGAGCCTGCCTCACCGCGGGCCGGAACCGGGGACTCGGTGCTGGAGTTCCAGGACGTGTGGTTCGGCTACGAGCCGGCCCGTCCGGTGCTGCGCGGGGTGTCCTTCTGTGTGCCGGCCCTGCACGCCACCGCGCTCGTCGGCCGGTCGGGCGCGGGCAAGTCGACGGTCTTCGCCCTCACCGAGCGGTTCTACGATCCCGACCGCGGCCGCATCCTGCTGGGCGGCGCCGACCTGCGCGCCATGGACCGCGCGGAGTCCCGCGGCCGCATGGCGCTGGTGGAGCAGGACGCGCCAGTGCTGTACGGCACGCTGCGGGAGAACCTGCTGTACGCCGCCCCGGAAGCCGGCGACGCAGACCTCCGCCGGGCCGTGGCACTGGCGGACCTCGACGCACTGGTGGACCGGCTCCCCGAAGGGCTGGACACCGATGTCGGCGAGCGCGGCGCCCGCATCTCCGGCGGGGAACGGCAGCGCGTCGCCATCGCCCGCGCACTGCTCGCCCGGCCCGCGCTGCTGCTCCTGGACGAGCCGACCTCCCAGCTGGACCCGATCAGCGAGGCGGCGCTGCGCCGGTCGGTGCGCCGGATCAGCCGCGAGTGCACCCTCCTGGTCATCGCCCACCGCTTTTCCACGGTCCAGGCCGCGGACCGGATCGTCGCCCTCGACGACGGCCGCGTCGTCGCCACCGGCACACACGACGAACTCCTCGCCGGCAGCGGTGCCTACCGGAGCCTCGCGCTGGCACACGGAGCCGCCGAGCGCGGCCGCACGCGCGCCGTGCCACCGCCGAACGGCCCGCTTCCACCTCCCCTGGCGTGA